In Mycobacterium gallinarum, a single window of DNA contains:
- a CDS encoding DUF427 domain-containing protein → MADMIDDVESLWPEYPDYRIDLTPCRLTGQVWAGDTLLAESDACLIVTETDHTDRLYFPESSVQWQHFEKSEHTTVCPFKGRADYWNLIGPHQPSANAVWTYRAPLPEVAGLKGYVSFYDLDMRIIVVDRWPDGTEVPATFPLWGDAAELVRLIDVQPASDCKFIGPAHGPTRRDVVEGGQFAGEAIVAASKALPGQRVTSISMIFTKAASFTAPVDVDVDVLRQGRTFSTAEVRISQHGALRSVGLLLADSGADDVMRDSAPMPDTPGPEAAVQFAGFGMPGREIRVVDAAYDPDPERVGPPVIDAWVRFRDAPDEQYLHQALLAQSTTHWTIAAGMLPHRGFGEARAHDTLSTGIMKATIAFHDDADVSEWLLYRNCAFWSGRGLVQGDGRVHTRDGRLAASYTIQAMVRAFGRSPADMGHDSRTAM, encoded by the coding sequence ATGGCCGACATGATCGATGACGTCGAATCGCTTTGGCCCGAGTACCCAGACTACCGAATCGACCTGACGCCCTGCCGGCTGACGGGACAGGTCTGGGCCGGCGACACACTGCTGGCCGAAAGCGATGCCTGTCTTATCGTGACGGAAACCGATCACACTGACAGGCTGTACTTTCCGGAATCGTCGGTTCAGTGGCAGCACTTCGAAAAGTCGGAGCACACCACGGTGTGCCCTTTCAAGGGACGGGCCGATTATTGGAACCTCATCGGCCCGCACCAACCGAGCGCGAATGCCGTGTGGACCTATCGTGCGCCGCTGCCAGAAGTTGCCGGGCTGAAAGGTTATGTGTCTTTCTACGACCTCGATATGCGAATCATCGTGGTCGATCGATGGCCCGACGGTACCGAGGTACCTGCGACGTTTCCACTTTGGGGCGATGCTGCCGAGCTAGTGCGGCTCATCGATGTTCAACCCGCGTCGGACTGCAAATTCATCGGTCCGGCTCATGGCCCGACTCGCCGCGACGTCGTCGAAGGCGGTCAGTTCGCCGGAGAAGCCATTGTTGCTGCCAGTAAAGCCCTTCCTGGACAACGGGTCACATCGATATCGATGATATTCACCAAGGCTGCTTCGTTCACCGCGCCTGTCGATGTCGATGTCGATGTTCTGCGCCAAGGTCGAACGTTCTCGACCGCCGAGGTGCGGATCAGCCAGCACGGGGCGTTGCGAAGTGTTGGGTTGCTTCTCGCCGACTCCGGCGCCGATGACGTCATGCGCGACAGCGCACCAATGCCTGACACCCCCGGCCCGGAAGCCGCTGTGCAGTTCGCCGGCTTCGGGATGCCCGGCCGGGAGATCAGGGTCGTCGACGCCGCATACGATCCCGACCCGGAGCGGGTCGGACCACCCGTGATCGACGCCTGGGTCCGATTTAGGGACGCACCTGATGAGCAATATCTACATCAGGCGCTACTGGCGCAGTCGACGACGCACTGGACCATCGCTGCAGGCATGCTGCCCCACCGCGGCTTCGGTGAGGCTCGCGCGCACGACACGTTGTCCACCGGAATCATGAAGGCCACCATTGCCTTCCACGACGACGCGGATGTCAGTGAATGGCTGCTGTACAGGAATTGCGCATTCTGGTCAGGACGAGGACTCGTGCAGGGCGACGGGCGGGTGCACACCCGTGACGGCCGCCTCGCCGCCTCCTACACCATTCAGGCCATGGTCCGAGCGTTCGGCCGCAGTCCCGCAGACATGGGACACGACAGCCGGACCGCGATGTAG
- a CDS encoding nuclear transport factor 2 family protein: protein MDLRYAAPNLELETLCRRYAAAIDHRDIGGLLSVFAVDATMRVEQPGKRPGNLNGHRELERIIEIVNRFPRTAHVLGQGLFQVDGERANGEVYCTAHHFSSDEQGSCHDLVMHIRYIDRYAVSEDRGWRIVHRRVCVDATEDRQVLGDW, encoded by the coding sequence ATGGATCTTCGATACGCCGCGCCAAACCTCGAGCTGGAAACCCTCTGCCGCCGTTATGCAGCGGCGATAGACCATCGCGACATCGGCGGCCTGCTCAGTGTCTTCGCAGTAGACGCCACCATGCGCGTAGAGCAGCCTGGAAAGCGGCCGGGCAACCTGAACGGTCATCGCGAGCTCGAACGCATCATCGAGATCGTGAATCGCTTTCCCCGCACCGCGCACGTGCTTGGACAGGGCCTTTTCCAAGTGGACGGTGAACGTGCAAACGGTGAAGTCTATTGCACTGCACATCACTTCAGTTCTGACGAACAGGGCTCCTGCCACGATCTGGTGATGCACATCAGATACATCGACCGCTACGCGGTCAGCGAGGACCGCGGCTGGCGCATCGTCCACCGAAGGGTGTGCGTCGACGCCACCGAGGACCGACAGGTGCTCGGGGACTGGTAG
- a CDS encoding SDR family NAD(P)-dependent oxidoreductase, producing MVLRRDAVSLAGHVAVVTGGGAGIGRAVASAFAEFGARVAIWEKDAAQATEAAAEVDGLACVADVRDPEQVDAALAETVGEFGTPTILVNNAGGVFWSGLLETTPNGWDSLIRMNLTQVMLCTQRVARAMVGAQLGGSIINVSTIEGVRAAPGFAAYAAAKAGVLNFTKTSALELASHGIRVNGLAPDFTLTESLRRMAPNGEENAKLMVPLGRAGHVDEMAGAAVFLASDLSSYVTGQTLHVDGGTSAAGGWYHHPDSGHYVLGHVT from the coding sequence ATGGTTCTACGCCGTGATGCGGTGTCGCTTGCCGGTCACGTTGCCGTCGTGACCGGCGGTGGAGCGGGCATCGGCAGGGCAGTGGCATCAGCGTTCGCCGAGTTCGGGGCTCGCGTGGCGATATGGGAGAAGGACGCCGCCCAGGCGACCGAGGCCGCCGCGGAGGTGGACGGACTGGCCTGCGTGGCCGACGTCCGCGATCCTGAGCAGGTCGACGCTGCGCTGGCCGAAACGGTGGGCGAATTCGGCACGCCGACAATTCTGGTGAACAACGCTGGTGGCGTTTTCTGGTCCGGTCTCCTCGAGACGACCCCCAACGGCTGGGATTCGTTGATCCGCATGAACCTGACGCAGGTGATGCTGTGCACTCAGCGGGTGGCTCGCGCCATGGTCGGTGCCCAACTGGGCGGCAGCATCATCAATGTCAGCACCATCGAAGGCGTGCGCGCAGCACCCGGCTTCGCCGCATATGCGGCAGCGAAGGCGGGGGTACTCAATTTCACCAAGACGTCTGCGCTCGAGCTCGCATCACACGGTATTCGGGTCAACGGTTTGGCACCCGACTTCACCCTCACCGAGAGTCTTCGCCGAATGGCGCCGAACGGCGAAGAGAATGCCAAGCTGATGGTGCCGCTCGGCCGTGCCGGCCATGTCGACGAGATGGCTGGAGCCGCAGTGTTTCTCGCGAGCGATCTCAGTTCTTACGTCACCGGTCAGACGCTGCACGTAGACGGCGGGACCAGCGCGGCGGGTGGGTGGTATCACCATCCGGACAGCGGGCATTACGTGCTCGGCCACGTCACGTGA
- a CDS encoding SDR family NAD(P)-dependent oxidoreductase, translating into MLFNDKYGPWALVAGASEGLGAALANGAGERGCNVVLIARTESKLADVAAHIERTYGVQTRTLSVDLSGPDAVQHVIEGVDDLEIGLFIYNAAAEPRGLFLDTPDDELVRNVYMNCTVPTLLTKSLAAKMVERRRGGIALCSSGGALQGLRIFAAYGAAKAYELLLAEGLWDELRGSGVDVMGYIIGTTLTPEFRRNMDVTPDVESSLRAAGAQSPEECAARFYEVFGSGPRGYASDHIEASFAANASLPRAEVVAALGEHMQANFG; encoded by the coding sequence ATGCTGTTCAACGACAAATACGGTCCCTGGGCGCTGGTCGCGGGCGCATCGGAAGGTCTCGGCGCCGCGCTCGCCAACGGTGCCGGCGAGCGGGGGTGCAACGTCGTGCTGATCGCGCGCACCGAATCGAAGCTGGCCGACGTCGCCGCCCACATCGAGCGAACCTACGGTGTTCAGACGCGCACGCTGTCGGTGGATCTCAGCGGCCCCGATGCGGTTCAGCACGTGATCGAGGGTGTCGACGATCTCGAGATCGGACTCTTCATCTATAACGCCGCCGCCGAGCCCCGTGGGTTGTTCCTCGATACCCCAGACGACGAACTCGTACGCAATGTGTACATGAACTGTACGGTCCCCACGCTGCTCACCAAATCGCTCGCTGCCAAGATGGTCGAACGCCGGCGCGGTGGTATTGCGCTGTGTTCCTCCGGCGGTGCACTCCAGGGCCTACGCATTTTCGCCGCCTATGGAGCCGCCAAGGCCTATGAGTTGCTTCTTGCGGAAGGTCTGTGGGACGAGCTGCGCGGCTCCGGCGTTGACGTCATGGGTTACATCATCGGCACGACCTTGACCCCTGAGTTCCGTCGCAACATGGACGTCACGCCTGACGTCGAATCGAGCTTGCGCGCTGCGGGCGCGCAGAGCCCTGAGGAATGCGCCGCGCGCTTCTACGAAGTGTTCGGCAGTGGCCCAAGGGGATACGCAAGTGACCACATCGAGGCGAGCTTTGCCGCAAACGCCAGTCTGCCGCGTGCTGAAGTAGTAGCCGCTTTGGGCGAGCACATGCAGGCGAACTTCGGCTAG
- a CDS encoding mycofactocin-coupled SDR family oxidoreductase produces MNRLKGKVALVTGAARGQGRSHAVHLADEGADIIAVDICADIESNEYPLATPEDLDETAKLIEKSGQRVVTAVVDVRDRAGLKGALDDAVAQLGGLHVVVANAGICPQGNHIPYQGFIDAFDVDFVGVVNTIHVGLGHLTAGGSVIVTGSIAGLVDQKDLATGGGPQGPGGAGYGMAKRMVRDYTKALALTMAPHNIRINAVHPTNVNTDMLHNLPMYRTFRPDLPEPSREDAELVFPVLQAMPVPYVETEDVSHAVVYLASDESRYVTGQQLFIDAGAGLKMGM; encoded by the coding sequence ATGAACCGTCTCAAGGGCAAGGTCGCCCTCGTCACTGGAGCGGCCCGCGGCCAGGGGCGCAGCCACGCCGTCCACCTCGCGGACGAGGGCGCCGACATCATCGCCGTCGACATCTGCGCCGACATCGAGTCGAACGAGTACCCGCTTGCCACTCCCGAGGACCTCGACGAGACAGCGAAGCTCATCGAGAAGTCAGGGCAGCGGGTGGTGACGGCTGTCGTCGATGTGCGTGACCGCGCAGGTCTCAAGGGAGCGCTGGATGACGCCGTTGCGCAACTGGGTGGTCTGCACGTCGTCGTGGCGAACGCGGGGATCTGCCCGCAGGGCAACCATATTCCGTATCAGGGCTTCATCGACGCATTCGACGTTGACTTCGTCGGCGTCGTCAACACCATCCACGTCGGCCTCGGCCACCTGACTGCCGGCGGGTCGGTAATTGTGACGGGTTCCATCGCTGGACTCGTCGACCAGAAGGATCTCGCGACTGGCGGAGGGCCGCAAGGCCCTGGCGGGGCGGGCTACGGAATGGCCAAGAGGATGGTCCGCGACTATACGAAGGCGCTGGCCTTGACGATGGCGCCGCACAACATCCGGATCAACGCGGTCCATCCCACGAACGTCAACACGGACATGCTGCACAACCTGCCGATGTATCGCACCTTCCGGCCGGACCTGCCCGAACCTTCGCGAGAAGACGCAGAGTTGGTCTTTCCGGTCCTGCAGGCAATGCCGGTCCCCTACGTAGAGACCGAGGATGTGTCGCACGCGGTGGTGTACCTCGCGTCGGACGAGTCTCGTTACGTTACCGGGCAACAACTGTTCATCGATGCCGGCGCTGGCTTGAAAATGGGCATGTAA
- a CDS encoding HNH endonuclease signature motif containing protein, which yields MNGKRKRLRRRFKTTVEAEAFLAQTSEPNRIRRYKIRDEQYREAVRQSVSIAGALKLPGVVPEGGNYRVLRRAIDRLGLDTSHFAGQSWAKGKRVSHRLRPIEDFLSNTYPIQSDRLRRRLINEGVFERRCSGCELDSWMSQPIPLELDHIDGNHQNNALQNLRLLCPNCHALTPNFRGKNKSCASALDSTA from the coding sequence ATGAACGGTAAGAGGAAACGGTTGAGACGACGCTTCAAGACCACCGTTGAGGCCGAGGCATTCTTGGCCCAAACGTCCGAACCAAATCGCATCAGACGCTACAAGATCCGCGATGAGCAGTATCGGGAGGCGGTGAGGCAGTCCGTTTCCATTGCCGGCGCGCTCAAGCTGCCGGGTGTCGTGCCGGAAGGCGGCAACTACCGTGTCCTCCGCCGAGCCATCGACCGCCTCGGTCTCGATACATCCCACTTCGCCGGGCAGTCCTGGGCGAAAGGCAAGAGGGTCTCGCATCGCCTGCGACCGATCGAGGACTTCCTATCGAACACGTATCCGATTCAGTCTGATCGGTTGCGCCGGCGCCTCATCAACGAAGGCGTTTTCGAGCGTAGGTGCTCCGGCTGCGAGCTCGATAGCTGGATGAGCCAGCCGATTCCTCTGGAGTTGGACCATATAGACGGCAACCATCAGAACAACGCGCTGCAGAACCTTCGACTGCTGTGCCCCAACTGTCATGCGCTTACGCCGAACTTCAGAGGCAAGAACAAGAGCTGTGCCTCCGCACTAGACTCGACCGCCTAG
- the kdpF gene encoding K(+)-transporting ATPase subunit F — protein MGRGSVIENVIGLVLAVLIAVFLFAALLFPERF, from the coding sequence GTGGGTCGAGGGTCTGTGATCGAAAACGTCATCGGGCTCGTGCTGGCGGTTCTCATCGCGGTGTTCCTCTTCGCCGCCCTGCTCTTCCCCGAGAGGTTCTGA
- the kdpA gene encoding potassium-transporting ATPase subunit KdpA gives MSTTTAGILFLISLIVGLAVVHVPLGDYMYRVYSSERHLRGERVIYRLIGADPKAEQTWGSYARSVLAFSAISLLFLFIFQLVQGKLPLHLNDPGTEITPALAWNTAVSFVTNTNWQAYSGESTQGHLVQMAGLAVQNFVSAAVGMAVAVAFVRALARRNTSELGNFWVDLIRGVIRILLPLSVIGAIVLIVGGVVQNFDLHTQIASTLAGGQQTIPGGPVASQEVIKELGTNGGGFFNVNSAHPYENPTAWTNWIEIFLLSCIAFSLPRTFGRMVDSRKQGYAIVATMSVIALISVTLMMTFQVQAHGTVPTAVGSAMEGVEQRFGVPDSAVFASMTTLTSTGAVDSFHDSYTSLGGMMALFNMQLGEVAPGGVGSGLYGMLVLAIITVFVAGLMVGRTPEYLGKKITPREIKLAATYFLITPLIVLTGTAVAMAMPGQRAGMLNTGPHGLSEVLYAFTSAANNNGSAFAGISVNTEWYNTALGLAMLFGRFLPIIFVLALAGSLVKQGKTPESVGTLPTYRPQFVGMVAGVTVILVALTFLPMLALGPLAEGIH, from the coding sequence GTGAGCACCACCACCGCGGGGATCCTGTTCCTCATCTCGCTCATCGTCGGCCTCGCGGTCGTCCACGTGCCGCTGGGCGACTACATGTACCGGGTCTACTCCTCGGAACGGCACCTGCGCGGTGAGCGCGTCATCTACCGATTGATCGGCGCCGACCCCAAGGCGGAACAGACCTGGGGTTCCTACGCCCGCAGTGTGCTCGCGTTCTCGGCGATCAGCTTGCTGTTCCTGTTCATTTTCCAGTTGGTGCAGGGCAAGCTGCCCTTGCATCTCAACGACCCGGGCACCGAAATAACCCCCGCGCTGGCGTGGAACACCGCGGTCAGCTTTGTCACCAACACCAACTGGCAGGCCTATTCGGGGGAGTCGACCCAGGGCCACCTGGTGCAGATGGCCGGTCTGGCCGTGCAGAACTTCGTCTCGGCGGCGGTGGGTATGGCGGTGGCGGTGGCGTTCGTGCGCGCACTGGCCCGCCGCAACACGTCAGAACTCGGCAACTTCTGGGTCGACCTCATCCGCGGAGTCATTCGAATCCTGTTGCCGCTCTCCGTCATCGGCGCCATCGTGCTGATCGTCGGTGGAGTCGTCCAGAACTTCGACCTGCATACGCAGATTGCCTCGACGCTGGCCGGCGGTCAGCAGACCATTCCCGGAGGCCCGGTCGCCAGCCAGGAGGTCATCAAGGAGCTCGGCACCAACGGGGGCGGGTTCTTCAACGTCAACTCCGCGCATCCGTACGAAAACCCCACCGCATGGACGAACTGGATAGAGATCTTCCTGCTGTCCTGCATCGCGTTCTCACTGCCGCGGACCTTTGGACGCATGGTCGACAGCCGTAAACAGGGCTACGCGATCGTGGCCACCATGTCGGTCATCGCACTGATCAGCGTGACGCTGATGATGACCTTCCAGGTGCAAGCGCACGGCACTGTCCCGACCGCCGTGGGCTCGGCGATGGAAGGTGTCGAACAACGGTTTGGAGTCCCCGATTCGGCGGTGTTCGCCAGCATGACGACGTTGACGTCCACCGGCGCCGTCGACTCGTTCCACGACTCCTACACCAGCCTCGGCGGCATGATGGCGCTGTTCAACATGCAGCTCGGCGAGGTCGCACCCGGCGGCGTGGGCTCGGGCCTGTACGGCATGCTCGTGCTGGCGATCATCACGGTGTTCGTCGCGGGCCTGATGGTCGGCCGCACGCCGGAATACCTCGGCAAGAAGATCACACCGCGTGAGATCAAGCTCGCAGCAACGTATTTCCTCATCACACCGCTGATCGTGCTGACCGGCACGGCGGTGGCGATGGCGATGCCCGGTCAAAGGGCAGGCATGCTCAACACCGGACCGCACGGCCTCTCGGAAGTGCTGTACGCCTTCACCTCCGCCGCCAACAACAACGGGTCGGCGTTCGCCGGGATCTCGGTCAACACCGAGTGGTACAACACCGCACTCGGGCTGGCCATGCTGTTCGGCCGGTTCCTGCCGATCATCTTCGTGCTGGCGCTCGCCGGTTCACTGGTAAAACAGGGCAAGACACCCGAGTCCGTCGGCACGCTGCCGACCTACCGGCCGCAGTTCGTCGGCATGGTCGCCGGCGTCACGGTGATCCTGGTCGCCCTGACCTTCCTTCCCATGCTCGCGCTGGGACCCCTCGCCGAAGGAATCCACTGA